A single Leucoraja erinacea ecotype New England unplaced genomic scaffold, Leri_hhj_1 Leri_144S, whole genome shotgun sequence DNA region contains:
- the LOC129715846 gene encoding LOW QUALITY PROTEIN: splicing factor 1-like (The sequence of the model RefSeq protein was modified relative to this genomic sequence to represent the inferred CDS: inserted 2 bases in 1 codon; deleted 2 bases in 1 codon) encodes MEEPGRFYMMSSFGQTSARERDDFGQKRRKRSRWSNETSDQKTVIPGMPTVIPPGLTREQERAYIVQLQIEDLTRKLRTGDLGIPPNPEDRSPSPEPIYNSEGKRLNTREFRTRKKLEEERHNLIQEMIALNPDFKPPADYKPPATRVSDKVMIPQDEYPEINFVGLLIGPRGNTLKNIEKECNAKIMIRGKGSVKEGKVGRKDGQMLPGEDEPLHALVTANTMENVKKAVEQIRGILKQGIETPEDQNDLRKMQLRELARLNGTLREDDNRILRPWQSTEPRSITNTTLCTKCGGAGHIASDCKFSSGASFNRPGDPQSAQDKARMDKEYLSLMAELGEAPVPTSTSSMGHGSSSQPSIQRNTMLSNAQQQLPNRPPWMSSGPSDSGRPFHGMHGGPGGPHHGFPPPMPSLSGHPIQHNPNGPPPWMQPPPPPLGQGHPVHPSMNMMPHPMGMMPPPPPPPASQPPPPPTGPIPPWQQQQQPPPPPPTGTMASSAPLPWQQNTSSTTTTAASVPPWQQQQQQPPAQPTPASSAAPPPMPATPSMVPLPPGIQPPLPPGAPPPPPPPPPGTAGMMYAPPPPPPIDPGNFVMMXGVGVPAMPPFGMPPAPPPPPPQT; translated from the exons ATGGAGGAGCCGGGCCGCTTCTACATGATGTCTTCGTTCGGTCAGACGTCGGCGCGGGAGCGAG ATGACTTTGGGcagaagaggaggaagagaagtCGCTGGAGTAATGAGACGTCTGATCAAAAGACTGTGATCCCTGGAATGCCAACTGTGATTCCACCGGGTCTGACCCGTGAACAAGAGCGAGCATATATCG TGCAACTACAGATAGAAGACCTGACTCGCAAACTGCGTACCGGAGACCTTGGTATCCCCCCAAACCCTGAGGACAG GTCTCCGTCTCCTGAACCCATCTATAACAGCGAGGGCAAGAGGCTGAATACCCGCGAGTTCCGAACCCGGAAGAAGCTGGAAGAGGAGAGACACAATCTTATTCAGGAGATGATTGCCCTGAATCCAGATTTCAAGCCCCCAGCAGATTACAA GCCACCAGCCACACGTGTAAGTGACAAGGTGATGATCCCACAGGACGAGTACCCAGAGATCAACTTTGTTGGACTACTGATTGGACCCAG GGGCAACACTCTGAAGAACATTGAGAAGGAGTGCAATGCCAAGATCATGATCCGAGGAAAAGGCTCAGTGAAGGAAGGGAAGGTGGGGCGGAAAGACGGGCAGATGCTGCCGGGAGAAGATGAGCCGCTACATGCATTGGTCACCGCCAACACCATGGAGAATGTGAAGAAGGCTGTGGAACAG ATCCGAGGTATCCTGAAGCAAGGGATCGAAACTCCCGAGGACCAGAATGACCTGCGGAAGATGCAGCTGAGGGAACTGGCTCGCCTCAATGGCACTCTACGGGAGGATGACAACAG GATCCTGCGGCCATGGCAGAGCACGGAGCCCAGGAGCATCACCAACACCACACTGTGTACAAAATGTGGTGGGGCCGGACACATCGCTTCCGACTGCAAGTTCTCCAG TGGGGCTTCCTTCAACAGGCCAGGTGACCCACAGTCGGCTCAGGACAAGGCACGCATGGACAAGGAGTACCTGTCGCTGATGGCTGAGCTGGGAGAAGCGCCCGTTCCAACGTCCACATCGTCCATGGGCCACGGCAGTTCCTCGCAGCCCTCTATCCAACGCAACACCATGCTGAGTAACGCCCAGCAGCAGCTTCCA AACAGACCTCCGTGGATGAGCTCCGGGCCCTCTGACAGCGGCCGGCCCTTCCACGGGATGCACGGCGGTCCGGGTGGTCCGCACCACGGCTTCCCGCCCCCCATGCCCAGCCTGAGTGGACATCCCATCCAACACAACCCCAACGGGCCCCCGCCGTGGATGCAGCCGCCACCCCCCCCTCTGGGGCAGGGCCACCCCGTGCACCCATCAATGA ACATGATGCCCCATCCGATGGGGAtgatgcctccaccacccccaccgCCAGCCAGCCAGCCTCCACCCCCGCCCACTGGCCCCATCCCCccctggcagcagcagcagcagcctccgccaCCACCTCCCACCGGCACCATGGCCTCCAGCGCACCCTTACCCTGGCAACAGA ATACCAGCAGCACGACGACCACCGCAGCGAGCGTCCCTccgtggcagcagcagcagcagcagccgccggCTCAGCCCACGCCGGCCTCCAGCGCGGCCCCTCCACCGATGCCTGCCACCCCTTCTATGGTTCCCCTGCCCCCTGGGATCCAgcctcccctccctcccggagctccccctcctcctcctccc cccccacccggcACGGCCGGCATGATGTAcgctcccccgccccctccccccatcgaCCCCGGCAACTTTGTGATGAT GGGGGTCGGCGTGCCGGCAATGCCCCCCTTTGGAATGCCCCCcgctccgccccctccccctccacagacCTAA